From a region of the Bradyrhizobium sp. KBS0727 genome:
- a CDS encoding LysR family transcriptional regulator, with amino-acid sequence MDWDDLRIIAAIRDSGTFAGAGIRLGMDETTISRRLARLQKTLGVALFTATDGVRKPTAHCEQILDHVQEIARHVAEIGALGNAARGVAGRIRLATTNSLAEEILAPKSAEFLVRNPGLTLQLLTSGQNVNFARWEADLAVRLRKPEKGNFTITKLADVRLYLFEPRETIEAGEEPVVCGYPDELDNTAEMAFLKAQGLKARSRCVTDNLRVIRQLVQSHRAIGILPEHVCGSLLADRGLRATLLPRRLEVWLLVQNHLKRNPASRAVIDWMRGLFDELTAN; translated from the coding sequence ATGGATTGGGACGACCTGCGCATCATTGCCGCCATCCGGGACAGCGGCACTTTCGCCGGTGCCGGCATTCGGCTCGGCATGGACGAAACCACGATTTCGAGGCGGCTGGCGCGCCTGCAAAAGACGCTAGGCGTGGCCTTGTTTACGGCGACCGACGGCGTGCGGAAGCCGACGGCGCATTGCGAACAGATTCTCGATCATGTTCAGGAGATCGCCCGGCACGTTGCCGAGATCGGCGCACTCGGAAACGCGGCGCGTGGCGTTGCCGGACGCATCCGCCTTGCCACCACCAATTCGCTGGCCGAGGAAATTCTGGCGCCGAAGTCGGCGGAATTTCTGGTCCGCAATCCCGGTCTGACGCTGCAGCTCCTGACCTCCGGACAGAACGTCAATTTTGCGCGCTGGGAGGCCGACCTGGCGGTGCGGTTACGCAAGCCGGAGAAGGGCAATTTCACGATTACGAAGCTCGCGGACGTCCGCCTCTATCTGTTCGAACCGCGGGAGACGATCGAGGCCGGCGAGGAACCGGTGGTCTGCGGATACCCTGATGAACTCGACAACACAGCGGAGATGGCGTTTCTAAAAGCCCAGGGCCTCAAGGCGCGAAGCCGCTGCGTGACGGACAACCTTCGCGTGATACGCCAGCTGGTGCAGTCGCATCGGGCGATCGGGATATTGCCCGAGCATGTTTGCGGCTCGTTGCTGGCCGATCGAGGCCTTCGCGCGACGTTGCTGCCGCGGCGGCTCGAGGTGTGGCTTCTCGTGCAAAATCATCTCAAGCGCAACCCCGCATCGCGCGCCGTGATCGACTGGATGCGCGGGCTGTTCGACGAATTGACAGCGAACTGA